TTTCAGGGAAAATAGGTGGCAAGTCCTCTGATTCATAAAGACTATTGACATTCTGGTTTGAAACACATTTCAGAAGTTGGAGAGATTCAGGGCTTGAGAATGAGTCTAGAGTTAAAGAGCGCATCTTAGATACATGCGCCCCCAGGGATCGATGAACACCAGAACAGTTGATGCAAACAACACATAGAATATTCAGAGATATCCATTCAACTTGCTTATCGCTCCGACAGTCACAGCATGCACTATTTGACGGATCCGCATTACGGACAATAGACAATGGATCTTTGTTCTCATCTGTCTCCTCAATGGCTATTATCCCGACAGCAGAGTGAAGCGCATACAGCCACTGCTTCATTTCATCCTCTGACTCTGCTTGGAAAGAACGAGCCTCGCCGTCGGTAGTTATGATATCAAATCCGTTAGGCTTTTTCTCCGAACGTTTAACACACACAAACGTCAAATTAATGGCCGGTCGGCTGAGCACCTTAGCTTTCGTCTTCCAATCGGAATATTCTGAGAGCTGTGATCCTTGTAGTACCACCCACTGTTTATGCCATCCATTATTCCTGTAGGACCATAAGAGTCCTTCTTTGAGGGGCTTATTTGGTTCTGAGGTAGCTGATGCAAGTTGGTAGAAGTCATTCAAGTCAGAATAGTTGGACACTTTAGAAAGCCTTATGCGCTGTTGGCTCTTTATCTTGTTAAATGGTAAGAAATGGGAACGATACTTCTTCACGAGGTGCATGTTTGTATTTTTATTATTAGGGTCGATCGAAGATTGAAACCTCGCAAGTGACACAGCAAAATCACGAGCGTTACATCCTACAACATACTGGAGTAGAGAGTGAAAATAGTCAAACCTCTGAAGTTCAAATTGAATCCTCCGAGGAAGCAACTTGCTGTCGGATTTCTGTGACAGGTTCTTGCCAACATACGAGTAGAAATCCTTTGCCTGATCATGATACTGTTTCTTACTAGATGATACGGCTTTTAAATCAATGGTATTCAAATACTGCTGTATAGCGGAGGCTAGATCTTCCTGGGAGGCAGTAGCTTTCTTCATCATTAACCTTGCCTGCGAAACACACACGGAGGAAGAAGAGAGGAGCAGGTGCCGAAACACCGAAGAAACAGGCTGGTCTTTTAGGATACAATGCAGCTCATTAAAGTCATTAGACAGGAGGTTAAATTCCTTCGATGTCATCTGTAGCAGCTCCTTGAGCTTTGTTGAGCGTTCGTAGAGCGACTTCAGGTGCGACCTAAACAAAAATAAGATAGACTCCCAGTTCGCCAACTGCGTCCGAAACTGCGGACCATCTTGGATAAAGTTTGGTACAGGATCATGTAAGCctggtggcggcggcggcggcgatgGCGGGGTCGTATGCACAGTGGCAGGTGCTGTcgcaggcgcagcagcagacaCCACAGCCGACACCGCAGTCATCCCCGCCGGATTACGCGTATTCGGCGCGGGTGCCGGGGTCGGCGAGCCGGCGGGAGCAGTTGACGGTGCGGGTACCGTGGGGGCCGCATCTCCCGCATCTTCCTTCGCGCGCTCGCAATAGATGTACACGCGGCATATGCGTTTTTTGTCAAACCGGATGGTGAACTTGTGTACACCCTCCTTCATGCTCGGGTGGAAGTTCAATACGTACTTCGACGAGTTCTTGATCTGTTTGATAACAATCGGTGCGTTCTGGCCCGTGCCGTTGACAAACTTATAGTCCAGAAGCCCCTCCGACTCCAGCTCTCGCAGCGAGATTATGAACTTGCCGCTGCGGGTCAGCTCCTCGTCCACCAGTAAGTACAGCGTGCGACGAATAAAGACGAATTTCGGATTGTAGCCAGCGGGCGAGTCAGTCCGTATGCTCAGCATAGATTCGTCCAGCTCGATGCAGTCCTGCAGGCTGCTCTTGACATTGCCCATTGCTGCGCGTCGCTCTCACGCAGTCCTTCCCGTTGTGCTCGCTGCGGAACACACATGCAGACTTGCACTTCAAGAATGGCGCTGTTACAGCAGCGGTCCTTGCTAAGTATCAGCCATGTCCCAGCTCTGTCACGTGTCATTGGTCACGTGCGAGTCACGTGCGAGTCGTGCAGCCTGACAAGGACAAATGACCCAACGGCCGAATAAGCCAAACATGGCACTGCCTGCCCCGCAGCCACATAACGGCCGCAGCCACATAACGGCGGCCCACAAAGTGACATGCGGCGTACCTGACGCAGGAACTACTTGTAAATTCCTAGAAAGCGGACCGACTTAGTGTATTAAAATTAAAAAATATTAGAATATGAACTATAAATCAACAGAGACGCCGGTAGGCGCCCTGCAGGGGTCGCCCCCGGTCCTAAATTACATCACAGAAGATGGGAAAGTTTGTGCTTAGAACAAAGCGGCAATACCGGCGGCAACGGCGGCACCGAAGACACCAGCGCCTAGACCGTTAacggcagcagcgccagtAGCGATCGAGCTGGCAgaagaggaggaggacgcgTTGGTGGTGTTGTTGCTGTGATGGCCCTCGTGGGCGTTGACAATAGAGGCAGCGGCGAATAGGGCTAGGACGGACTTGACTTGCATTTCTGATGTTGTTTTGTGTTTGCTTAGCACACTGTCTGAGATGGGATCCGAAATTTATCTGCCATGAGGGCGATTTATATACAAAAATTCGTTATGGCACAGTCGGAAAAAGTAACTTGTGGTTCTGCGTCCATGGCGACTAGTGTGTTCGTCGTAATTTTCCAGACGATTTCGGATATTGGACGGTCTCCCGAACCGGAAGGTGGGTCTCGCGGATGCGCTGCGTCCGCGTCTGTGGAGATATCTTTCTGAACATCGACAGATAGCGCCAAGCGCGCGAAACCCATCGCCGTGCGGAAAAGAAACAAAGTAGGGTCTAGGCTCGTTTACCTCCGGCCACAGAAAAGTGGACAAAAGAAACAACCGCCGCACTGGAATCTGGGTGCGGGACCACGGCGTCAGCTGCGCCAACAATTGTCTAGAGTCATCTTCTGGCCCCTGACGCCTCCGGGGCCGTCTGTTGCAGGACCTGTGGCCACACAGGTCCGACAAGTGCTCCGCCACCCTGTCGCCACACCCGCGGGGTACATATGGATCACTATGTACGCTCGTGGCCCATCGCCAGGAATTTGTGGTCGCGATCTGCCGCGGGACCGCGCTCACAGTATATTAGCGATCGACAGGCGCGTCGCGGCACGAGGGCACGGGTTCCTTGCTCCAGTTAGGCGACCAAGCTACAGGCAGTCAGTCAGGCGCGAAATGGATTGGCGCGATTGGATGCTAGTGTTAGTAGCTATTTTCATGCCACCAGTGACGGTGGGCGTTAAGCGTGGGGCGTGGAGTAGGCCATTTCTGGCAAGCATGGCGCTCTACGTGGTGGGGTTCCTGCCGTGTTTGGTGCACGCGCTGTACGTGGTCTACCAGAGCTCGTACGACATCGAGCTGAAACCACTCCGAGCAGGTATTGCAGGCGAGGCGGGGTATGACGCCACCGGCATGAGGGCAGGGGGGGTGCGCCGTGACCCGGAGTCCGTACACCGTGATCTTTGATCCTCGCGGCGAAATTTGCAGGACGTGCTGACGGCGCAGAGCTGCGGGGCCAAGGCGCAGGATGGACGTTGTGGGAGAGATCGTAGAGCGTGAGACGGCACCGGCGGAGGCGCCAGCGCCGGACGGTGTGCAGCCACGGGGGTTTCCTGAGCTGTACCGCCCGGCAGCGATATCTAGCTGGCGCCAACGgctgcagaagaagaatgggcagcgcaggccgcccgcggcggcCCTCGCCGCAAGCGAGGCGGAGAAGATCCACAAGGAAAACATGGCGTACATCGAGGGGCTGTCGGAGGAGCAGCGGACGGCAGAGCGCCGCGAGCTGTTAGAGAGCCTGGACCCCAAGGTCGTGCAGGCGTTGTACCGTCGGTTGGATGCacgtgcagcagcggaCGGAACGGCGCCCTTAGTGGCGGAAGTCGAGGGAGCGGCAGGCACGTGGGTGGGCGGCACCCGCGAGGAGCCGATGATGCCGCGCCTGGATGACGCGACCGTCGACGCCGCGCTAGGCGCGCCACAGGCTTCGATGCCAGAGGCCGCGCCCACGTACGACCTGCCAGCGCCGCTGGAGGATGCGGACGACATCGCGCCCCAGGAATACCAGTTCATTCAGCAGATGGACCATATGAAGGACGAGGACTTGCTACGAGATATCCACTTCGTCCGCAATGAGACTGTGGCGCCCAGACTGGACATCAACGACCCCAACTTTGatgagcagctgcacgagAAATACTTTCCGGATCTTCCGAAGGAGATAGATAAGCTGGAATGGATGAGGGCAGCTGAGCCTGAGCAGCCTCTTGCGTCTGAGCTCTCGGATGTTGCGGAATGCCGCTTCGACTTTAAGGGCCACATGGTCCCTCCGCACCGGGAAGTGTCTTCCACACAGACCGGCCTTCATCACCATTCGGAGAACCCCCATTTAGCAGGCTATACCATTCCTGAGTTGCAACATTTGTCCCGATCCACGTTCCCTGCTCAACGTTGTATTGCTATCCAGACACTTGGGCGTATCCTCTACAAACTGGGTAAGCAATCCTACTACCAGCTGGTGCCCTCAGTGGATGCAGAACTCTACCAGGAGGAGGGTGGTGTTGAGGGCATCACTTCAAAGATATACTACATGTTCTGGGATCTTGTCAAGTCTGCAGCGGTCATTGAGGCCTTGCAGCTGGCGGCCGATGAGAGGACCTGCCGTCACCTGAGCGTGCGCAACTACGCGATCGACGCGCTCTGGCTCTGGCGGCATGGCGGCGGTGACCCCAGAACTACCGCACGGCCCACCGCTACATAGTTATATCTCAACCGTTCTCTTTTCTACACATGTACCCCGATAGCGACCCGTGGCGTGAAGCACTGGAAAATACTCCCAGAAACTCGCAGCCGCAGATGCCGGTGCCACAGCACACCGCCACAAAGTCATCAACGCTGTCTCTGAACCGCGCCCCGCCACCTGGGAATCAAAGCACTTATACCGTACCAAGCTCGATGTAATGCCCATGTCTCCATTTTTGGGGGCATTATTCTCAGCATATTGACACATCGAAAAGGCACCGAAATGGTTTTCCTATACGGATAACCTGCCCAGTCAACTTAAGTTTATGCCTGTATTCATGGGGGAGAAGGGTATTCCAGTTGAGTGAGCTTGGTGCAAGCCTCGGATCTGCATCCACCGGCTTGCCATGGCAGAAGTTTTCTGGTGGGTAGCGGAGTTAGGCAACTAGAGCATGACGCTAACAACTTATGCGACAATATTGGCTGTGGAGCGCCTTGGTTTCGAGGACATTCCTGGAGCTGGCCCACGGCTTGGCCTTTTTATATAATTTATATCATTACCCGGACTATGGAGCTCTTTCTATCGCGCATGATCACATTACCTAGGGTTGATCCCGATAGCGTACGCCATCAACACAGCAGTTACTGGGCAAGTCTCGTACTACCACTTAAGCGAGTCAGCGAATGCCGGGTGCCTCAGGCTATTTTAGTATTTTCTTGTGAAAATCGTGCTTCCATTGAGAAAAGAAACTTGAGGCTTGCGTGAACTCTTGGGGGCAGCTAGCAGCCAACGCGATGAGCACGAAAGATACCAGCGGGCAGTCTGGATACGCCAATGATATTCGAAAGCTGGGAGAGCAGACAGCCCACGTGAGTGAACAGGTTTTAGTGCAGCAGGAACGCCAACGACTGGGCGCATTAGAAGAACTACATCAGAGCATTATACAGATCGCCGAGGAGAACAGCTTTGTCACGCCGATAAAGAAAGACGCTGCGAATGTTCACATTGACCCCCGCGGTATTGCAGTATCAGTGCAACAGTTTAAGCAGCTTGCCGAGGTCCTGAAGGTCACGCATCTGGAACAAGAGACGCTGGACAATTTTCTGCGCTACACCATATCTGACAACGATCAACTGCTGGACATAAAGTCCGTGGCCGATTCGAGGTACGCAAGGTTGGCCGAAGAGGTGTGCCAGCTGGAACAAGAGGAACTGCGACATTTGGAGAACGAAATCATTTCGCTGAACGGCAATATTACAGAGCAGACGACTAAAGTGATTGACGCGAACGAAAAAGTGAAAGAGGAATGTCTAGAGGTGAGCAACGGCATTGAACGATGCTGGGGACTGCTAAATGAGTTGGAGACTTTACGCAGCACGACGGATGAAGGCAACGTTGAGCTCGGCCCATTAGAAGAAACCTACCAGAAGTGGAAGTCCGTGGATCACTTCCTGCAACAAAAGCTTCATCTAAAAGAACAACTGCGAGTGCTGGAGGATACACGGAAGTCTTTGTCGGAAGTCACAAAGTCTTCCGGTAACCGCGCCCCGGATTTAGATGCGTCTGAGAAGTTCGTCACGTACCGGTTACTTGATAGCATGTGGAAAAAACAATTCGTCGATACTACGAAGATAAGAGACCTGGAGCTATATCCGCGGACTGGGAAAATACAGTTTCAGGTCGCTGATACGATATATGTGCTTGCTATTTCTGGCGACCAAATCTCCAATATCCAGCTCTTCAACGACAAGCTCCCTGCAGCCGATCTTGAAAATAATACGCAGGATCTCAATAAACGGTTCTTGGGTACATCGGATGTGCGGCGCGTCGTGGACTTCATAACCCACCAACAAGCAGTACCGCAGGCCCAGGTCCATTGATAGGCTCCTGAATTATATCCTGAAGACTAGCTTTCTCTTTCTTCTAGCTGCCACGAGCCTGCAACCGGCAGATCGGGTTGAAGATGACATAAATTAACCGTAATACGTACCCTGATATGGACTACTTTTTCTGTGCTGCAAGAAATGCGCCCATGGCGCCCAGATAGCCTTCATGCCTCAGGAAGAAGGCTTGCTTACTACCTTTCGACC
This is a stretch of genomic DNA from Eremothecium gossypii ATCC 10895 chromosome VI, complete sequence. It encodes these proteins:
- the AGE1 gene encoding GTPase-activating protein AGE1 (Syntenic homolog of Saccharomyces cerevisiae YDR524C (AGE1)) translates to MGNVKSSLQDCIELDESMLSIRTDSPAGYNPKFVFIRRTLYLLVDEELTRSGKFIISLRELESEGLLDYKFVNGTGQNAPIVIKQIKNSSKYVLNFHPSMKEGVHKFTIRFDKKRICRVYIYCERAKEDAGDAAPTVPAPSTAPAGSPTPAPAPNTRNPAGMTAVSAVVSAAAPATAPATVHTTPPSPPPPPPGLHDPVPNFIQDGPQFRTQLANWESILFLFRSHLKSLYERSTKLKELLQMTSKEFNLLSNDFNELHCILKDQPVSSVFRHLLLSSSSVCVSQARLMMKKATASQEDLASAIQQYLNTIDLKAVSSSKKQYHDQAKDFYSYVGKNLSQKSDSKLLPRRIQFELQRFDYFHSLLQYVVGCNARDFAVSLARFQSSIDPNNKNTNMHLVKKYRSHFLPFNKIKSQQRIRLSKVSNYSDLNDFYQLASATSEPNKPLKEGLLWSYRNNGWHKQWVVLQGSQLSEYSDWKTKAKVLSRPAINLTFVCVKRSEKKPNGFDIITTDGEARSFQAESEDEMKQWLYALHSAVGIIAIEETDENKDPLSIVRNADPSNSACCDCRSDKQVEWISLNILCVVCINCSGVHRSLGAHVSKMRSLTLDSFSSPESLQLLKCVSNQNVNSLYESEDLPPIFPENSIDQRKSYITDKYVSKKYVNRTEDISKLHISLIKAIHLESIYLLQKCFAEGVSLCEDYWLQNDGNDSLFQYSLKHWEGTKENPVFTVTEFLVLNGLHVDDLPTSHEHRALWSPGQLSYWSSKYKNHNCLHNRVGAKKLPEVPTSAAISLHTRNPRHTTDFTDSICSPDIPSSAEGSSKNDGQSAPGPATTRSRRWSVGMGQHMAGTTSHHFTSPILGKSRHLKFPKIQK
- a CDS encoding uncharacterized protein (Syntenic homolog of Saccharomyces cerevisiae YDR524C-B and YCL048W-A), whose amino-acid sequence is MQVKSVLALFAAASIVNAHEGHHSNNTTNASSSSSASSIATGAAAVNGLGAGVFGAAVAAGIAALF
- the SNA2 gene encoding Sna2p (Syntenic homolog of Saccharomyces cerevisiae YDR525W-A (SNA2)); its protein translation is MYARGPSPGICGRDLPRDRAHSILAIDRRVAARGHGFLAPVRRPSYRQSVRREMDWRDWMLVLVAIFMPPVTVGVKRGAWSRPFLASMALYVVGFLPCLVHALYVVYQSSYDIELKPLRAGIAGEAGYDATGMRAGGVRRDPESVHRDL
- the RBA50 gene encoding Rba50p (Syntenic homolog of Saccharomyces cerevisiae YDR527W (RBA50)), with product MDVVGEIVERETAPAEAPAPDGVQPRGFPELYRPAAISSWRQRLQKKNGQRRPPAAALAASEAEKIHKENMAYIEGLSEEQRTAERRELLESLDPKVVQALYRRLDARAAADGTAPLVAEVEGAAGTWVGGTREEPMMPRLDDATVDAALGAPQASMPEAAPTYDLPAPLEDADDIAPQEYQFIQQMDHMKDEDLLRDIHFVRNETVAPRLDINDPNFDEQLHEKYFPDLPKEIDKLEWMRAAEPEQPLASELSDVAECRFDFKGHMVPPHREVSSTQTGLHHHSENPHLAGYTIPELQHLSRSTFPAQRCIAIQTLGRILYKLGKQSYYQLVPSVDAELYQEEGGVEGITSKIYYMFWDLVKSAAVIEALQLAADERTCRHLSVRNYAIDALWLWRHGGGDPRTTARPTAT
- the KRE28 gene encoding Kre28p (Syntenic homolog of Saccharomyces cerevisiae YDR532C (KRE28)), with the translated sequence MSTKDTSGQSGYANDIRKLGEQTAHVSEQVLVQQERQRLGALEELHQSIIQIAEENSFVTPIKKDAANVHIDPRGIAVSVQQFKQLAEVLKVTHLEQETLDNFLRYTISDNDQLLDIKSVADSRYARLAEEVCQLEQEELRHLENEIISLNGNITEQTTKVIDANEKVKEECLEVSNGIERCWGLLNELETLRSTTDEGNVELGPLEETYQKWKSVDHFLQQKLHLKEQLRVLEDTRKSLSEVTKSSGNRAPDLDASEKFVTYRLLDSMWKKQFVDTTKIRDLELYPRTGKIQFQVADTIYVLAISGDQISNIQLFNDKLPAADLENNTQDLNKRFLGTSDVRRVVDFITHQQAVPQAQVH